In the Enterococcus saigonensis genome, one interval contains:
- a CDS encoding KH domain-containing protein, protein MTDLTDLVLTIVRPLVTQPDLVKLHVEESADFYEYNLSVAPEDIGRIIGKQGRVAKAIRTIVYGVRTEGTKKVRLNILDGK, encoded by the coding sequence ATGACTGATTTAACTGATTTAGTCTTGACGATTGTTCGTCCGTTAGTTACTCAGCCTGATCTTGTTAAACTTCATGTTGAAGAGTCAGCTGACTTTTATGAGTATAATTTGAGTGTGGCACCAGAAGATATCGGTCGTATTATTGGCAAACAAGGTCGAGTGGCAAAAGCGATTCGGACAATTGTTTATGGCGTACGTACTGAAGGTACCAAAAAAGTTCGTCTGAATATTTTAGACGGCAAGTAA
- the rpsP gene encoding 30S ribosomal protein S16 → MAVKIRLKRMGSKKKPFYRIVVADSRSPRDGRFIETVGTYNPLIDPAEVTIKEDLVLDWLQKGAQPSDTVRNILSKQGVMKKHHEAKYTK, encoded by the coding sequence ATGGCAGTAAAAATCCGTTTAAAACGTATGGGTTCTAAAAAGAAACCTTTTTACCGTATCGTAGTAGCAGACTCTCGTTCTCCTCGTGATGGACGTTTCATCGAAACTGTGGGTACTTACAATCCTTTGATTGACCCAGCAGAAGTAACAATCAAAGAAGATTTAGTACTTGATTGGTTGCAAAAAGGTGCACAACCTTCTGATACTGTTCGTAACATCCTTTCAAAACAAGGCGTTATGAAAAAACACCACGAAGCAAAATATACGAAATAA
- a CDS encoding NADPH-dependent FMN reductase: protein MKTIGFIVGSLRKDSYNLAVAKDFAKLLPAGFEAKFIEISDLPFYNEDLENDAMPESWKRLRTEVAAVDGIFFFSPEYNRSVPAALKNALDVGSRPMGSSVWGGKPALVVTASPGGVGGFGANHHLRQSLVFLDMPTLQQPEAYIGGIHNLVKEDGTIVEDTEKFFQLIVDKYIVFFNKLTA, encoded by the coding sequence ATGAAAACAATTGGTTTTATCGTTGGTAGTCTAAGAAAAGATTCTTACAATTTAGCAGTTGCAAAAGATTTTGCTAAATTATTGCCCGCTGGTTTTGAAGCAAAGTTTATCGAAATTTCAGATTTGCCTTTTTACAATGAGGATTTAGAAAATGATGCTATGCCAGAGAGTTGGAAGCGACTACGAACAGAAGTTGCTGCAGTTGACGGGATTTTCTTTTTCTCCCCAGAGTATAATCGGTCTGTGCCAGCCGCTTTAAAAAATGCTTTGGATGTGGGTTCTCGTCCCATGGGTTCTAGTGTTTGGGGTGGTAAACCAGCACTTGTTGTTACCGCTTCTCCTGGTGGTGTCGGAGGTTTTGGCGCTAACCATCATTTACGGCAATCACTTGTCTTTTTAGATATGCCAACCTTGCAACAGCCAGAAGCTTATATCGGTGGCATTCACAATCTTGTGAAAGAAGATGGGACGATTGTAGAAGATACAGAAAAATTCTTCCAATTAATTGTGGACAAATATATTGTATTTTTCAATAAATTAACAGCATAA
- a CDS encoding DNA-3-methyladenine glycosylase I, with product MKRCEWANKGNQAMKEYHDTVWGVAEYNDQRLFRKLILDINQAGLSWQTILNKSDAFEVAYESFNIEKVANFDEKKVTELLENAGIIRNRLKINAAIINAKCVLEIQHEWGSFSNYLWHFVEGKPIVHHFNKSEEIPTRTELSDEITKDLKKRGFKFVGSTIIYAFLQAIGIVNDHLVTCFRYEEVQNKTKNQQRK from the coding sequence ATGAAAAGATGTGAGTGGGCAAATAAAGGAAATCAAGCAATGAAGGAATATCATGATACAGTCTGGGGAGTAGCTGAATATAACGATCAGCGCTTATTTCGTAAATTAATTTTGGATATAAATCAAGCTGGGCTAAGTTGGCAAACCATTTTGAACAAAAGTGATGCTTTTGAGGTGGCTTATGAAAGTTTCAACATTGAAAAAGTAGCAAATTTTGATGAAAAAAAAGTAACAGAACTACTTGAGAATGCGGGAATTATTCGAAATCGACTAAAAATAAATGCGGCAATTATAAATGCCAAATGTGTTTTAGAAATTCAACATGAGTGGGGAAGTTTTTCGAATTATTTGTGGCATTTTGTAGAAGGGAAGCCGATAGTCCATCATTTCAATAAGAGCGAGGAGATACCAACACGTACAGAATTATCAGATGAAATTACGAAAGATTTGAAAAAACGCGGGTTTAAATTTGTTGGGAGTACAATTATTTATGCTTTTTTACAAGCAATTGGAATTGTGAATGATCACTTAGTCACGTGTTTTCGTTATGAAGAAGTACAAAACAAAACAAAAAACCAACAAAGAAAATAA
- a CDS encoding GntR family transcriptional regulator, whose amino-acid sequence MFTIDKNSSKPYYEQLVLGIKQQVVTGVLQSGDRLPSVRELAKELLMNPNTISKAYKVLETENVIVTVKGKGTFVKNSQDMPRDEVRIKQLKQNFQELIIEAMQLQVTKKELIYWLEESQLEGGPLK is encoded by the coding sequence ATGTTTACGATTGATAAAAATAGCAGTAAGCCTTATTACGAACAACTAGTTCTTGGTATAAAACAACAAGTAGTAACCGGCGTTTTACAATCTGGTGATCGGCTACCTTCTGTCCGTGAACTGGCAAAAGAGTTATTAATGAACCCCAACACGATTAGTAAAGCATACAAAGTTTTAGAAACTGAAAATGTGATTGTAACGGTTAAAGGGAAAGGAACCTTTGTAAAAAATAGCCAAGATATGCCACGAGACGAAGTACGCATCAAGCAACTAAAACAAAATTTCCAAGAATTAATAATCGAAGCCATGCAGCTACAAGTAACAAAAAAAGAACTTATCTATTGGCTTGAAGAATCGCAGTTAGAAGGAGGACCACTCAAATGA
- a CDS encoding ATP-binding cassette domain-containing protein, translated as MKIAKLKKVIGSKNVLTDIDFTLYENEIVGLIGRNGSGKTTLFRTIAGHYRPDEGSITINGQNIATETKLKTEIFYIDELDNFLKYYTLQSINDFYRTAYPTFNQDLYLQLMKEHGLNQRLQYRKMSKGMQGLYQMILAISSRAKYLLLDEPFDGLDIIVRKKVIGLLLTHLSEEKRCALIASHNLQELEGIIDRALLIKGQTIAKDYTLENMRANARKIQLVFRTKQLPPIVKENSKLITIQGRVIVAVFENYNSELATTIKSYDPLVFEELPLTLEDLFEANLQKEQLLV; from the coding sequence ATGAAAATAGCCAAATTAAAAAAGGTAATTGGTTCAAAAAACGTTTTAACCGATATTGACTTTACTTTGTATGAAAATGAAATTGTTGGTCTAATTGGGCGAAATGGTTCAGGAAAAACTACTTTGTTTCGTACGATTGCCGGTCACTATCGACCAGATGAAGGTAGCATTACAATTAATGGGCAAAATATAGCAACAGAAACAAAATTAAAAACTGAAATATTTTATATTGATGAATTGGATAACTTTTTAAAATATTATACGTTGCAAAGTATTAACGATTTTTATCGTACCGCCTATCCAACATTTAACCAAGATCTTTATTTGCAATTAATGAAAGAACATGGCTTAAATCAGCGGCTACAATATCGTAAAATGTCAAAAGGGATGCAAGGTTTGTACCAAATGATCTTAGCTATTTCATCTCGTGCCAAATACCTTTTATTAGATGAACCATTTGATGGTTTAGATATTATTGTTCGAAAAAAAGTGATTGGTCTATTATTAACACATTTATCTGAAGAGAAGCGTTGTGCACTGATTGCCTCTCATAATCTACAAGAATTAGAAGGTATCATCGATCGTGCCCTCTTGATTAAAGGTCAAACAATTGCAAAAGATTACACCTTAGAAAATATGCGCGCAAATGCCCGCAAAATTCAACTTGTTTTTCGTACAAAACAGCTACCACCAATTGTTAAAGAGAATTCCAAACTGATTACTATACAAGGACGCGTGATTGTAGCAGTCTTTGAAAACTATAATTCGGAGTTAGCTACCACAATTAAAAGTTATGATCCTTTGGTTTTTGAAGAACTACCGCTAACCTTGGAAGATCTTTTTGAAGCCAACTTACAAAAAGAACAATTATTGGTTTAG
- a CDS encoding ABC-2 family transporter permease, with product MLKRIYLKRYGKTLIAFAILIFGLYFLNAHGTVSSWHAQNKYYHSSDFERSFKEQPESFTYWDDKLEKDMTYTSIKEYISDQLYVYGRAYPDHHISAQQAQEYNPKTTYFTRFGGDFNILTIFIVSLAGFLIFFVDEKTAFNRFLFGLPQKRKQLFGAKLLYVALPILMIFLLAQLFYITYLKIGIPDPYLNASWSQLIHSIINNFSLTILLFAVSIFIGSMVGNLAFGPLTWVIFSFLASLIPSSVSNFFNLFSFNQPKGYPFNLENLFIVRIGKTGGYWWMIPIFLVISLLFIWWTYRKFKNLSLENDGDYLLHHSSRWPVWFLMWGFTSFIALNYFTNPWQTYLVLKDSSKAVSLFSTISSTALVLVILGLVLFVVVFFSSIKNVWQNYRGKRNNLDVTRF from the coding sequence ATGTTAAAAAGAATTTATTTAAAACGATATGGTAAAACCTTGATTGCCTTTGCCATTCTAATTTTTGGTCTTTATTTCTTAAATGCCCACGGTACGGTTTCCAGTTGGCACGCACAAAATAAGTATTATCATTCCTCAGATTTTGAAAGATCCTTCAAAGAACAACCAGAATCTTTTACTTATTGGGATGATAAACTTGAAAAAGATATGACTTACACTTCTATCAAAGAGTATATTAGCGATCAATTGTATGTATACGGTCGCGCTTATCCAGATCACCACATTTCAGCGCAACAAGCGCAAGAATATAATCCTAAGACCACTTATTTTACGCGATTTGGTGGAGACTTTAATATTTTAACTATCTTTATTGTTAGTTTAGCAGGTTTTCTAATTTTCTTTGTGGATGAAAAAACGGCCTTTAATCGTTTCTTGTTTGGCTTGCCGCAAAAACGCAAACAACTTTTTGGTGCCAAACTCCTTTATGTAGCACTACCCATTTTGATGATTTTCTTACTTGCTCAACTGTTTTATATCACTTATTTAAAAATTGGAATTCCCGACCCTTACCTAAATGCTAGTTGGAGCCAATTAATTCACTCTATTATAAATAATTTTAGTTTGACCATTTTACTATTTGCAGTTAGTATCTTCATTGGCTCCATGGTAGGAAATTTGGCATTTGGTCCTTTAACCTGGGTAATTTTTAGTTTTTTGGCCAGTTTGATACCAAGTTCAGTTAGCAACTTTTTCAATCTTTTTTCTTTCAACCAACCAAAAGGGTACCCCTTTAATCTAGAAAATTTATTTATTGTTCGTATTGGTAAAACTGGCGGATATTGGTGGATGATCCCGATTTTCCTAGTCATTTCCTTATTATTTATCTGGTGGACTTATCGAAAATTTAAAAACTTATCTTTAGAAAACGATGGCGACTACTTGCTTCATCATAGTTCTCGCTGGCCAGTTTGGTTTTTGATGTGGGGATTTACCAGTTTTATTGCATTAAATTATTTTACAAATCCCTGGCAAACTTATTTGGTATTGAAAGATAGCAGTAAAGCTGTTTCACTTTTTAGTACAATTTCTTCAACCGCTTTGGTTTTAGTAATATTGGGTTTGGTTCTATTTGTCGTAGTGTTCTTCTCTTCTATTAAAAATGTCTGGCAAAACTATCGTGGGAAAAGAAATAATTTAGACGTAACACGATTTTAG
- a CDS encoding HAD family hydrolase, with protein sequence MIKLIISDLDGTFLNSQSNFDEKLYQEVRQIMHRQNVVFAPCTGKQCERVEDLFKNVGSEDLWILGDSATRIKHQGSYLYESLLPNEIGKKIISKLQSIHEDLTIIACTQKAAIISVDTSIDNEKMVRGSYKVVEKTTDYQNITTDFVKITVYDKKLRSYEVTPQLAEFKEQAYIVASEGAWIDITNFGVHKRHTVEKLQQILNVTPQETMVFGDGHNDLELMQAGTFSFAMRNAFEETKDFANYICRSNDENGVLLTIRQLLSLQEKH encoded by the coding sequence ATGATTAAACTTATTATTAGTGATTTGGATGGTACGTTTTTAAATAGTCAAAGTAATTTTGATGAAAAACTATATCAAGAAGTACGTCAAATTATGCACCGTCAAAACGTTGTATTTGCCCCTTGTACCGGTAAGCAATGCGAACGAGTAGAAGATTTATTCAAAAATGTCGGTAGTGAAGATTTATGGATTTTAGGCGATAGCGCGACGCGCATTAAACATCAAGGGTCGTACTTATATGAATCGCTCCTCCCCAATGAAATCGGTAAAAAAATAATTTCTAAACTACAAAGCATTCATGAAGACTTGACGATTATTGCTTGTACGCAAAAAGCAGCTATTATTAGTGTAGACACTTCTATAGACAACGAAAAAATGGTACGCGGATCTTATAAAGTTGTTGAAAAAACAACGGATTATCAAAATATTACCACTGACTTTGTCAAAATTACGGTTTACGATAAAAAATTAAGAAGTTATGAGGTGACACCACAATTAGCTGAATTTAAAGAGCAGGCTTATATTGTAGCTTCTGAAGGAGCTTGGATTGACATTACCAATTTTGGTGTGCACAAAAGACACACAGTGGAAAAATTACAACAAATTTTAAATGTGACACCCCAAGAAACAATGGTCTTTGGCGATGGCCATAACGACTTAGAGCTCATGCAAGCCGGTACATTTAGTTTTGCGATGCGCAATGCTTTTGAAGAAACTAAAGATTTCGCCAATTATATCTGCCGTAGCAACGATGAAAATGGTGTTTTACTAACGATACGACAATTATTATCTTTACAAGAAAAGCATTAG
- a CDS encoding GNAT family N-acetyltransferase produces MKIETKRLILRPWQKGEAFALSQFLQDERVMYAYEGAFSDEEVIAWLNWNLKLYQEKGYGLFAMVCKKDGKIIGECGLTNQVVNGKTYLEIGYHLVYDAWKKGYATEAAQAVKEYAFNTLGATTVVSIVRDTNIASMNVAIRNQMVVKERFIKNYRNVMMPHYLFIATK; encoded by the coding sequence ATGAAAATTGAAACAAAACGTCTAATCTTACGTCCATGGCAAAAAGGAGAAGCGTTTGCTTTATCTCAATTTTTGCAAGATGAACGGGTCATGTATGCCTATGAAGGTGCTTTTTCAGATGAAGAAGTCATAGCGTGGCTAAATTGGAATTTAAAATTATATCAAGAAAAAGGATATGGTCTTTTTGCGATGGTTTGCAAAAAGGACGGTAAAATTATTGGGGAGTGCGGTTTGACCAATCAAGTGGTCAATGGGAAGACTTATTTGGAAATTGGCTATCATTTGGTCTATGATGCTTGGAAAAAAGGCTATGCTACAGAAGCAGCCCAAGCGGTAAAAGAATATGCGTTTAATACTCTAGGGGCAACAACAGTCGTTTCGATTGTACGCGATACCAACATAGCTTCAATGAATGTAGCCATTCGTAATCAAATGGTGGTAAAAGAACGATTTATCAAAAACTACCGCAATGTGATGATGCCGCATTATTTATTTATTGCTACGAAATAA